A section of the Eublepharis macularius isolate TG4126 chromosome 1, MPM_Emac_v1.0, whole genome shotgun sequence genome encodes:
- the LOC129339766 gene encoding complexin-3-like: protein MGSAVKLACGAPAKQLLCCISADFPRDKDSSVPRFPSKDRGQQQHQRVVISQKHTSKRDAVFVQRKAERAAMRAELREKYQLPKSRIDKKQMRAAKGNKNLLAIVKSKDTSDTSSFFPSFSGLDFSSFRMTAQNAMQSLPRPVQCPVM from the exons ATGGGATCCGCGGTGAAATTGGCATGTGGTGCCCCAGCCAAGCAATTGTTGTGCTGTATCTCGGCCGACTTCCCCAGGGACAAGGACTCCAGCGTTCCCAGATTCCCCAGCAAGGACCGAGGGCAGCAGCAACATCAGAGGGTGGTGATCAGCCAGAAACACAC AAGCAAGCGGGACGCCGTTTTTGTTCAAAGGAAGGCTGAGCGTGCCGCCATGAGGGCCGAGCTCCGGGAGAAATATCAGCTGCCCAAG AGCCGGATAGATAAGAAGCAGATGCGAGCAGCCAAGGGCAATAAAAACCTGCTGGCTATTGTGAAGTCCAAGGATACCTCCGATACCAGCTCCTTCTTCCCCAGCTTCAGCGGCCTGGATTTTAGCTCCTTTCGGATGACCGCACAGAACGCGATGCAGTCTCTACCTCGTCCGGTGCAGTGCCCCGTCATGTGA